From the Elaeis guineensis isolate ETL-2024a chromosome 16, EG11, whole genome shotgun sequence genome, the window gtagatgtggtaccttctctacctcgtagatcaagtaggatctttcatcttcttgaaaggtacttagatattcttacagaggatttagagaaagcattccttgtgagagatagagacattaggaatgatcccaagatctaCGGTGAGGCAACGTTagatattgactccgagaaatggatggaagtgatgaaatcagaaattgactccatccattccaatcaggtttggtccttagtagatctacctgaaggtattgtatctattgggtgtaaatggatttataaaagaaaaattaagtcgaatggtaaggtagagacctataaggcaaggctagttatGAAATGTTATAAtaaacgtgaaggcattgactatcatgaaatcttttcaccTGTAACCATACTAAAATCTATCTGTACTCTGCTTGCGATAGcaacttttcatgattataaaatttagcagatgaatgtgaaaactgcattcttaaatggatatcttgagaaatatATCTTTATAGAGCAGCCTTTGAGTTTTACATTCAGTGATAGTaatacaaggtctgcaagctgtaaaggtccatatatggactcaagcaagtatctTAGAGtgggaacactcactttaatgatgtgatcaaaatatttgatttcattaaaaatgaggaAGAACCGTGTATGTacaaaaaagtcagtgggagtgctgtcacattcttcatattgtGTGTGGATGACATCTTCTTGATTAGGAATaatatttccatgctgacatcagtcaaagtatggttatcaaaagaattcaccataaaagatctaggagaagcttcctacattcttggtataaaagctATAAGGATAGATTTAAGAAAATGATAAGACTCTCATAGCgaatgtacatagaagaggtgctgaagaggttcagtatgaaaaactctaagagaggtctcttaccccttaaacatggcattcatctctccaagaagatgtgtcctgacacacctaaggagattcagtgcatgagcaagatcccttatgcttcgataatagggagcctcatgtataccatgttatatacacgacctaatatagcccttgtcgtgagtctcacaagcagatatcaggcgaatccagatgaagaacactgaattgctgtgaaaaatatccttaagtatttgaaaaggactaagaatttattatTGATCTTTGGTGAaagatcgaagctgaaagttaaaggatacaccgattcagacttcatgactgatgtggATGATAGAACGTCTACATCAGAGTGTATCTTTTTGTGTAatgatggtgcggttagctggaagaattttaagcagccgatcattgcagattcgaccatgaaagttgagtacatcgtcgcctctaaagctgctaaggaagccttttggtttaagaagtttATTGCAGaactggatgtgatgccatcagatatcaTTGCACTGCACTGTAACAACAACAAtatcatagcccttgctaaggagcccaggtctcatcacaagtccaagcatatagagcgacagtttcacatcatatgtgaataccTCGAAAAGAAGTTCgtcaaggtgcaaagattgacTTCGTACAAAACGTAGCGAACCTGCTGACCAAGCCTTTCAGCCAGCAAAAAATCGAAGCTCATCtttagaagatggatcttaggtatatggccaattggttctaaatcaagtgggagattgttagatttgtgtcctaaaagtcaattgttggctaacatattttgtaattttaaaacttaatcttgtacttataatatttttattatgaataaaaaaaatttcattccaatcatgtttacgtgtccataatttatcttaaaaattaacaaagatgatttttgcatATTCTGAAGgtgttaagaatttaagacatacattaatagtggttagtttctaaatacttccgatcaaaagatcgtcacggaggacagtgatcaatctgttCGAGAtcagtgcatggttcacctcccttgtggataaatgagtctcgagtctgcagtgtagggacactggagtgagggtgcagatagttgttagagaataacttgcactgagtatgatcaacatgagaaaccacttagatgtctactcacttgttagtgatcttctcgatgttgcaatgatgtaagtgatcctttgacctgcagtgtcatcggctattcgcagtgaggctactgattttgactgcacgttcttttagtccctagccatttagatccttactgtatatgttggctacagtaggttcaagtTTGTTGTTAAGAGTAGAATGCACCTAGATAAAatttatcgactttgatagaaaaggagaagtcctacacGATTTACaaaactgagttcaaaaaatttttggccaaagcaaatgtgaatactgaaaaatagCTTCTACaaaatttacaaatgaactcgagtcgaaccaatctaacatatgactgacgatagggtctgacgagttctccatgacctccatcaagtcggaactcataatagaaggactgaatcatacgataactatacctaggagttcatacttttattctactagattgccactatatactgctaggtgtcactaatggattgtgagactcatcgggcatcgtcttgatgatcgatgaccctcgaaggataaagttagaattgttccaacccatcgaaaggagttttaatgatattatgatggagatcacaatatatctcattaccatataaaatgaaacttatgaggtcacacattaagaggtttaatcttgaatttatcaattgaacttatgaagttctaagtgggttaggatttattgaaatcctattaggtttaaaagaaccatgctagcacatggttaaacctaattcttctcagaacttcaattggatcaagtctattgcattgaatctaacctaaatccattaggATTTAATTAGCTGGGCACCTAATTATGAGTCTAAGAGGATTAGATCATATCAATGAGTTGGCAATCTACTCTCCTCCTTATctccttgatatttttttttaaagcagagaattgatggaaagaagagatggcgccatCCTCTCTTGTTGGAAggtccaaggggtgccaacctcttGAAATggaatgagaaagaaaaagaggcccGCCCTCTCTTCTTggtttggcatggaaggagagagagagaagggccaTGCCCCCCTTCTCTTGCATGAAAACCCTAGAAGGGGCgccaagggttggcgccccaactacctgcctcTCTTGATGAGGGGCGTCCAGTCAGTCTGCTTATTTTGACTAGGGCGTCTCATCTGCTTGCCAAAAGAAATTAAgatcctaccaattaagtctagttttactaaaaaataatcagattaaaaagatagaaatccttatgagataaggactagtctttttaagttgattggttcttgatttggatcaagaaaaggtctatataaagagatagtaTCTTAACATTTCAATTAATTGAATTTTATGAATTTaaaactcttcctctctcctctccatgcctcatcctctctcccttttctcttttccatgcccaagggttgggtgtccatcttTCACATGCCAAGAGTAGAAAAAGGtctcttctacagcaagaaacaaggagaagaaggctgcagttcaAGGGTTGAAGTTGTAGTCAAAATTAATTGCTGATCAAGATTTAAAAAGGCAAAGAttctacttgaagaagaaggatctaccatgagaagaagAATTTAAGGTTGATTCCagtagatacctgtagaggccgaacacAAGTACGGCTCAAGGACCTTCAAATCTGAGATAATCGAAAATGGTGTATTTCTATCCACGCAAaagtattaagatttgatctcatctttgattttattttcagattatatgcatatctttattCCTGAGTTTGGGTCAGATTGGATgaaatctaatgcatgtggggttaaagggtttaacccaattTATTTTCCGCtgctttctaaaaattttttgaaaactatGCATGCATTCTACCCAGTTTTCTAACAGATACTTAGTTGTATATTTTTTCATTGATTGTTTTTTTTAGTTTAGGAATATATGAGTTcttagaaaataatattttgatttattATGTTTCTATTATTTTAGAAGATTGGGTTTATTATGTTGTATATCTTCTACTTTTATTTTGTTTAATGTTATATTAAGCACTAactactaaaatttatttttatttttattatttgatttgcattcaaaaataatttatataattttgtcCGACCTGATCCATCCAACCCCCACTCCATCTAACTTTGCCCCTCGTAAGATTAGTATGGGATGGTATGGATAAAGGTCAACCTAATCCATGCCTGGCATGTTACCATCCCTCTACGCACACCTAAGAAAGAGCCAGTTCTCGAGCTCAGCCTAAACATTGTAGCACCCTTCAATTTGGCCAAGAGGCAATATAAATGGTGTTAATTACGGTAGATGAGAGCTGGTTGACTGGCCATATGCATGGATACCAGGCTCCCGTGGTTACCAGCTGAAACAGTGCCTCTTCGCACGGTGTTCGTGGCACTACTTGTGGGTGACAGGCAAATTcgatcaattaaaaatttaaaaccaaGCTGCATAGTTTTGGGTGTAAGAAGGAGCAGTCTGCATGCATGACCAAGAAAATTCATGGGTGATGCTTTGGCTCGAGGGTAAAAGATTTCTCAGACCAGCATCATAGAAGATATACTTTCCATATCCATGAAAGCAATCCTTTGAAAATCACAGCATCAAAGTGGTTGCTGACATATGAGTTGCTTTGGATAATTATTGTTGCCGCTGAGAGGATGAACTGACTTAGGCCACTAAGTTAGAGTCGGAGTGAGATCATGCTGCGATCTTTGAACAGCCAAACGAAACCTTCAGGAGGTGCGCACCAATGTATGGTCCTTCATCAATCCTGCTAGTCAGATCCTACAAAACCATCAAAAGTAAGGAAGTCCTCTCGCTAGAGGATTTTCGATAGTGGATCCTTCAATACTTAAGTCAATTCTCCATGGAAGCAAAAAGAAGAGGTCTGAACTCTCAAAAAGAAATTAGTGATGATGTAGAGTCGAGCATGAGATGGGATAGAGTTTGAGATAGAAAGTAAAGATCCGGTGGATGTCATATGAAGCAGGGAAGTGTTCTGATGGAGTCAGAATCACTCGGGATTCTATGAAAGAGACGGATCCAGTTCGTATGAAACCAATCTCCAAAAGAAGACATATGAACTAAGACTTCACATACTTGGAGGATCTCGAGATGTTTGGATTTTGTAGATGAAGATAAATACCTATCGTCTGGGAGGATGCATGCCATTTTTCTCCTCGAGAGCTATAGAGATGCGCTCAAGCTGTTAGAAGATAACGATGTCCTAGACTTTGTTGAGATTCTAGATCTCAGTGAATGGAGAAATGAAGCAAAGGAGCAACCAGTCATTTATCATCGAGTGAGTGGAAGATAGGAGTTTCTTTGGCATGATTGTAGAAGCACAAGTGGCAACTATCGATGACTGCACTTGTTGTCCTCAACAAGGACACATGTCCAGCTATTACAAAACCGTTAGCGCCACGATGGATGAAATATTCTGATCACATCAATCACCACAACCATGGCTGATCATGTAGCCTTCTTCACAAAGGAATGATTCATTCCGCAGCAAATCAAGCATTTGTTAGCAtgtctttttttttatctaagaATGTTGCAGGGTCAGCAATTTTTCATTATGGTTTTACCATCAGAACTTCTCtatatatctatttttataaaacatTTCTTTCGCCATATCATAATGTAGAGATATTATTTATTTGTTTTATTGCTTTCTTTTATTCACAACCATGGCTGCACATGACCTGATGAGAACTAGTTTTTGGTCGCGAATCTAAGCCATGGTGCTACCCTTTTTCCTTGCTTGTGATTGGGACACGAAAATGCTTGATGGCTAAGGAACTTGAAGTCTTAGTTTTTAataaccacaaaaaaaaaaatctagaatacTTCGACTACAAGATTTGGACCAAAACAAACAACTAGAACAAATAAATCTCTCACTGTATTGTCTTCTAGAAAAAGATTTAAattgtatctttcatgcaaaagaatgattgattttattttgcaATATCGACCGTTGAATCATATTtcgtataaattttaaaatattttaaactcTTTCGTTCATCCATctacataaattttaaaatatttatatcaagGAAAACTTCTTTCCTGAAACAGATAAGTTTCTTTATGTATTAGTCAATTATCAACacctataattaaaatttaacttgAAACTGATTGGGCATGTGTTGCAATCAAAGACATCACATCGACAAATTGGCTTCTTAGCCACCTAGGCATCCTACAATCTCAACCACCGCTAAGTGCACCTATTGTTTGACACTTTAGTTTTATCTCTTTTAGCCGTTATAATAACAATACTTGGCGTTATCTATGTCATCAAaccttcaaaaaaatatataaaaattaggaGCCATCAATTGCTGGACCTGGGTGTCCTACACCCCACCACCACCCATAAATACACCATGCCTCTACAGCAGCAGCAGAAAAGGGAAGGCAAAAGCAAACCAGCAAAAAGATGGAGGTTTGGCTCCTCATCTTCCTTTCCCTCTCCCTTGCCACTGGCCTCACTCTCCTCCTCCACCAAGCCACCACCAATGCTACCAAGAAGAGAAGGCTTCCCCCCGGCCCCCCAGCCGTGCGACTTCTCGGCAACCTTTTCTGGCTCTGGCGGTCCTTGCAAGAGCTGGAACCCATCCTTCGGGACCTCCGCTCTCGCTACGGCCCCATCGTCACCCTTCAGATAGGCTCCCGCCCTGCCATCTTCATCTTCGACCGTAGCGTTGCCCACCGTGCACTCATCGAGCACGGCACCGCCCTCTCCGACCGCCTCACTCCGGTCCCCGCAGCCCGCTTCCTCAGCGGCAACCAGCACACCATCTCCACCGCCGCCTACGGCCCTCTCTGGCGTCTTCTCCGCCGCAACCTCACCTCCGAGATCCTCCATTCCCCCCGTGTCAAGCTCTATGCCCCACACCGATCCTGGGTCCTTCAAGTCCTCACCAACCACCTCCGATCCCAAGCCGATTCGAATGATGCCGGCGCCGTCACTGCCATGGAGAGCTTTCACGTCGCCATGTTCTCTTTATTGGTCCTCATGTGTTTCGGAGAGAAATTAGATGAGAAAGCCATCAAGGACATCGAGATCTCAAACCGAAGCTTACTGCTCTACAGCAGCCAGCTTAACGTCCTTGGCTTCCTTCCAAGAATCACAAGGTACGTTTACTGGAATCGGATCAAGACAGCCTCTCAAATGTGTCAAAAACTGGCAGAGCTGTTTGTGCCCTTGATTGACGCTCGAAAAGAACACAAGAAACAACAGCAGCAAAACAGGGAAGAAGGAGGGTACGTTTACTCCTACGTTGACTCGCTCCTCGACATGGAACTCCCTGAGGAAGGGGGAAGAAAGCTGACCGAAGAGGAGATGGTGGCCTTGTGCTTGGAATTTCTGAACGCGGGCACCGATACCACCTCAACGGCGTTGCAGTGGATCATGGCGAACCTCGTGAAGCGCCAAGACATACAAGCGAAGCTGTTGGAAGAGATCGA encodes:
- the LOC105059716 gene encoding cytochrome P450 89A2-like, with protein sequence MEVWLLIFLSLSLATGLTLLLHQATTNATKKRRLPPGPPAVRLLGNLFWLWRSLQELEPILRDLRSRYGPIVTLQIGSRPAIFIFDRSVAHRALIEHGTALSDRLTPVPAARFLSGNQHTISTAAYGPLWRLLRRNLTSEILHSPRVKLYAPHRSWVLQVLTNHLRSQADSNDAGAVTAMESFHVAMFSLLVLMCFGEKLDEKAIKDIEISNRSLLLYSSQLNVLGFLPRITRYVYWNRIKTASQMCQKLAELFVPLIDARKEHKKQQQQNREEGGYVYSYVDSLLDMELPEEGGRKLTEEEMVALCLEFLNAGTDTTSTALQWIMANLVKRQDIQAKLLEEIEEVVGKEREEIKEEDLQRMPYLKAVIMEGLRRHPPGHLVLPHKVTEDVILDGYLIPKNASVNFMVAEMSWDAKVWEEPMEFKPERFLAGGSGEGVDITGSREIKMMPFGVGRRMCPGLGLAMLHLEYFVANLLRKFEWKAVDGEEVDLSEKLEFTIVMKRPLRACILPRSSLL